One segment of Anopheles stephensi strain Indian chromosome 3, UCI_ANSTEP_V1.0, whole genome shotgun sequence DNA contains the following:
- the LOC118512922 gene encoding phospholipid scramblase 1-like isoform X2, which produces MPMPQGIPNCPPGLEYLTAVDQLLVHQKVELLEAFTGFETANKYTVKNVFGQNVYWAVEDTSCCTRMCCGPDRPFDIKILDNYQNEVLHLHRDLRCKSCCFPCCLQKLEVSAPPGNVIGTVVQKWSLCRPVFDIRDRNNKTVLTIRGPVCQCSPCGDVKFAVFSNDGTEVGKVTKQWTGFVQEHFTDADNFGINFPMDLDVRVKATMLGALFLIDYMYFESGDNKKIRR; this is translated from the exons ATGCCTATGCCGCAAGGAATACCCAACTGTCCGCCTGGCTTGGAATACCTGACAGCAGTTGATCAGCTGCTGGTGCACCAGAAGGTGGAGCTGCTGGAAGCGTTCACCGGCTTCGAGACGGCCAACAAGTACACCGTGAAGAACGTCTTCGGCCAGAACGTGTACTGGGCGGTGGAGGACACGTCCTGCTGCACACGGATGTGCTGCGGTCCCGATCGTCCGTTCGACATCAAGATACTGGACAACTATCAGAACGAGGTGCTGCATCTGCACCGCGATCTGCGCTGCAAGTCCTGCTGCTTCCCGTGCTGcctgcagaagctggaagTGTCGGCACCGCCGGGCAACGTGATTGGTACGGTGGTGCAGAAGTGGAGCCTGTGCCGTCCGGTGTTTGACATACGCgatcgcaacaacaaaacggtgCTGACGATCCGGGGTCCCGTTTGTCAGTGTTCGCCCTGCGGTGATGTGAAGTTTGCC GTGTTTTCGAATGATGGTACCGAGGTCGGTAAGGTGACGAAGCAGTGGACCGGCTTCGTGCAGGAACACTTTACCGATGCGGACAACTTCGGTATCAACTTCCCGATGGATCTGGACGTTAGGGTAAAGGCCACCATGCTGGGAGCACTGTTTTTGATT GACTACATGTACTTCGAGAGTGGCGACAATAAGAAAATACGTCGTTAA
- the LOC118512935 gene encoding farnesol dehydrogenase-like, translating into MIPISLARRVERIEALKAELSAEAATQLHAIPCDVTREEDILAAYRQIAEVLMCRLISLATRDTPYVYCSQTIRKICSI; encoded by the coding sequence ATGATCCCGATCAGTTTGGCAAGACGTGTGGAACGTATCGAAGCGCTCAAGGCGGAGCTGTCGGCCGAAGCAGCCACCCAACTTCACGCCATTCCTTGTGATGTTACCCGGGAGGAAGATATTTTGGCTGCTTACCGTCAGATAGCGGAGGTGTTGATGTGCAGATTAATTTCGCTGGCAACGCGAGACACACCGTACGTGTACTGCAGCCAAACAATACGCAAGATCTGCTCGATATAA
- the LOC118512925 gene encoding farnesol dehydrogenase-like, whose translation MDRWVGKVAIVTGASSGIGAATVQALARAGMTVVGLARRAERVEELKKSLPPDVGSRIHAFRCDVTSEESIVNAFGAVERQLGGVDVLINNAGVSKQSCTLLTPGNSDDLRTVLDTNVMGLVLCTREAFQSMKRRQIAGHIVNINSILGHKYVPFPNLNLYMASKYAVTAITETLRNDLRNEGTKVKVTSISPGIVRTEMIPEGNQFADTPMLDAEDIVGAILYALGTPAHVQVHEVIIKPVGEMA comes from the exons ATGGATCGTTGGGTAGGAAAGGTGGCGATCGTAACCGGCGCCAGCTCTGGAATAGGAGCTGCCACCGTACAGGCTCTGGCTCGCGCCGGTATGACCGTCGTAGGTCTTGCACGTCGGGCCGAGCGTGTCGAGGAGTTGAAGAAAAGCCTTCCACCCGACGTTGGAAGCCGTATACACGCGTTCCGGTGTGATGTGACCAGTGAAGAGTCGATCGTGAACGCTTTCGGTGCAGTCGAGCGTCAGCTAGGTGGGGTGGATGTGTTGATTAACAATGCGGGCGTATCGAAACAATCCTGCACACTGTTAACCCCGGGCAATTCGGACGATCTGCGCACCGTGCTGGACACGAACGTAATGGGGCTGGTGCTCTGCACCCGGGAAGCATTCCAATCGATGAAGCGTCGCCAGATTGCGGGGCACATAGTGAACATTAACAGCATCCTCGGCCACAAGTACGTCCCGTTCCCGAACCTAAACCTCTACATGGCCTCCAAGTATGCCGTTACGGCGATAACGGAAACGTTGCGAAATGACCTGCGCAACGAAGGAACCAAGGTGAAGGTTACG AGCATCAGCCCGGGTATTGTGCGAACGGAGATGATCCCGGAGGGTAACCAGTTTGCCGATACGCCCATGCTGGACGCCGAAGACATTGTAGGTGCGATACTGTACGCGCTCGGCACGCCGGCCCATGTGCAGGTGCACGAGGTTATCATTAAGCCGGTGGGCGAGATGGCTTAG
- the LOC118512926 gene encoding farnesol dehydrogenase-like: protein MERWQGKVAVVTGASSGIGAATVKALANAGMITFGLARRVERIEELKSDLPDEAKGRLHSIRCDITKEADILAAFREVEETCGGVDVLINNAGLAKGGVGVLDAGNTQIIRDVFDTNLVGLALCSREAFQSMKKRSVDGHIVHINSILGHMVAPMGTINVYAASKYGVTALTETMRHELRLAGTKVKVTSISPGLVRTEMPTSSALAERPCLQPEDIADAILYVLGTPPRVQIHELTIKPVGESV from the exons ATGGAACGCTGGCAAGGCAAGGTAGCGGTCGTGACGGGCGCTAGCTCAGGCATCGGTGCAGCAACCGTTAAAGCGCTCGCCAACGCGGGCATGATCACCTTCGGCCTAGCGCGGCGTGTCGAGCGTATCGAGGAGCTGAAAAGTGATCTTCCCGATGAGGCGAAGGGCCGGCTTCACAGTATCCGTTGCGATATTACGAAGGAGGCAGACATTTTGGCCGCTTTCCGGGAGGTGGAAGAAACGTGTGGCGGTGTGGATGTGTTGATCAACAATGCCGGTCTAGCGAAGGGTGGTGTCGGTGTGCTGGATGCCGGCAATACGCAGATTATTCGCGATGTGTTCGATACGAATTTGGTCGGGTTGGCCCTGTGCAGCCGGGAAGCATTTCAATCGATGAAGAAACGTTCGGTCGATGGACATATCGTGCACATTAACAGCATCCTGGGCCATATGGTGGCACCGATGGGAACGATCAATGTGTATGCGGCCTCCAAGTACGGGGTGACGGCACTGACGGAAACGATGCGCCACGAGCTACGGTTGGCGGGCACGAAAGTTAAAGTGACG AGCATCAGCCCCGGGTTGGTCCGTACGGAGATGCCCACCAGCAGTGCGCTTGCCGAACGGCCCTGCCTCCAACCGGAAGACATTGCGGACGCGATCCTGTACGTGCTCGGCACACCACCGCGGGTGCAGATCCACGAGCTAACGATCAAACCGGTTGGTGAATCCGTTTGA
- the LOC118512927 gene encoding farnesol dehydrogenase-like, with translation MERWQGKVAIVTGASSGIGAATVKALANAGMITFGLARRVERVEELKSELPADVRDRLHAVQCDITKEEDILAAFRQVEEKCGGVDVLINNAGVARTVGVLDAGNTQAVRDVIDTNLVGLALCSREAFQSMKKRSVDGHIIHINSILGHCVLPMGTLNVYPATKYGVTALTETMRHELRLAGTKIKVTSISPGLVRTEIIPNSAAISEMPILEPEDIASAILYALGTPPRVQVHEITIKPVGESM, from the exons ATGGAACGCTGGCAAGGCAAGGTAGCGATCGTGACGGGCGCCAGCTCGGGAATTGGTGCTGCAACCGTAAAAGCGCTCGCCAACGCGGGCATGATCACCTTCGGCCTAGCGCGCCGTGTCGAGCGGGTTGAGGAGCTGAAAAGTGAACTTCCAGCAGATGTGCGCGACCGGCTACACGCTGTCCAGTGTGACATAACGAAGGAGGAAGACATTTTGGCCGCTTTCCGCCAAGTGGAGGAAAAATGTGGAGGCGTTGATGTGCTGATCAATAATGCTGGTGTCGCGCGAACGGTCGGTGTGCTGGATGCCGGCAACACGCAAGCTGTGCGGGATGTGATCGATACGAATTTGGTTGGGCTGGCACTGTGCAGCCGGGAAGCGTTCCAATCGATGAAGAAACGTTCGGTCGATGGACACATCATTCACATCAACAGCATTCTTGGCCACTGTGTGCTGCCGATGGGAACGCTTAACGTGTATCCGGCAACCAAGTACGGTGTGACGGCACTGACGGAAACGATGCGCCACGAGCTACGTTTGGCGGGGACCAAAATCAAAGTCACG AGCATTAGCCCCGGTTTGGTGAGAACGGAAATCATACCGAACAGTGCCGCCATTTCCGAGATGCCCATCCTCGAGCCGGAAGACATTGCGAGCGCCATTCTATACGCACTGGGCACTCCACCGAGAGTACAAGTGCACGAGATAACGATTAAACCGGTGGGCGAAAGTATGTAA
- the LOC118512922 gene encoding phospholipid scramblase 2-like isoform X1, protein MSNTPEKIPLEQQQQQPPANPLYPTLNQEAANPLLPPQATPAYPAAPMATGPPPPPGYMPVPQMPGMPIMTQPGMPMQPVLGQQQVASWMPMPQGIPNCPPGLEYLTAVDQLLVHQKVELLEAFTGFETANKYTVKNVFGQNVYWAVEDTSCCTRMCCGPDRPFDIKILDNYQNEVLHLHRDLRCKSCCFPCCLQKLEVSAPPGNVIGTVVQKWSLCRPVFDIRDRNNKTVLTIRGPVCQCSPCGDVKFAVFSNDGTEVGKVTKQWTGFVQEHFTDADNFGINFPMDLDVRVKATMLGALFLIDYMYFESGDNKKIRR, encoded by the exons ATGTCGAATACGCCGGAAAAGATTCCGctggagcagcaacagcagcaaccaccggCCAATCCATTATATCCCACCCTTAACCAGGAGGCAGCAAACCCGCTGCTTCCTCCACAGGCCACACCAGCCTATCCAGCGGCACCAATG GCCAcgggaccaccaccaccccccggTTACATGCCGGTACCGCAGATGCCCGGTATGCCGATCATGACACAGCCAGGTATGCCGATGCAGCCCGTACTCGGCCAGCAGCAAGTTG CTTCATGGATGCCTATGCCGCAAGGAATACCCAACTGTCCGCCTGGCTTGGAATACCTGACAGCAGTTGATCAGCTGCTGGTGCACCAGAAGGTGGAGCTGCTGGAAGCGTTCACCGGCTTCGAGACGGCCAACAAGTACACCGTGAAGAACGTCTTCGGCCAGAACGTGTACTGGGCGGTGGAGGACACGTCCTGCTGCACACGGATGTGCTGCGGTCCCGATCGTCCGTTCGACATCAAGATACTGGACAACTATCAGAACGAGGTGCTGCATCTGCACCGCGATCTGCGCTGCAAGTCCTGCTGCTTCCCGTGCTGcctgcagaagctggaagTGTCGGCACCGCCGGGCAACGTGATTGGTACGGTGGTGCAGAAGTGGAGCCTGTGCCGTCCGGTGTTTGACATACGCgatcgcaacaacaaaacggtgCTGACGATCCGGGGTCCCGTTTGTCAGTGTTCGCCCTGCGGTGATGTGAAGTTTGCC GTGTTTTCGAATGATGGTACCGAGGTCGGTAAGGTGACGAAGCAGTGGACCGGCTTCGTGCAGGAACACTTTACCGATGCGGACAACTTCGGTATCAACTTCCCGATGGATCTGGACGTTAGGGTAAAGGCCACCATGCTGGGAGCACTGTTTTTGATT GACTACATGTACTTCGAGAGTGGCGACAATAAGAAAATACGTCGTTAA